One genomic region from Halococcus qingdaonensis encodes:
- the pheS gene encoding phenylalanine--tRNA ligase subunit alpha has protein sequence MKLPDAQRAVLEAASANEARSIERLAAEADLPEPTVVGAAFTLEEEGLVGLTERIETDAALTEEGREYADTELPELALHEAVVAAGGEIDLGSAINEADLEGPQVDIALSNFSRKGYGTIDSGQISVAPDADPADDPERLALATLADDGSIDDESVLDGLAGRNLVAREETTVREVTLADDGVTALMEGIEIADTVGALTPEMLTTGEWRDADFAAYNVEADAERAQAGRLHPLRRTAERVTDVLVGMGFEEMDGPHADAEFWINDCLFMPQDHPARTHWDQFTLATPEKIDDLPDELVAGVEHAHREGVGPDGDGYHSPWSTDIARRLSLRGHTTSLSARHLAGVAAGELEPPQRLFSVEKVYRNDTLDATHLLEFFQIEGLVMAEDLSVRDLMGTFTEFYAQFGITDLEFKPTYNPYTEPSFELFGEHPTTGELVEIGNSGLFRPEMLDPLGIDCDVMAWGLALERLLMLTHGFEDIRDVHGTLVDLDFLRNAEVVY, from the coding sequence ATGAAACTCCCGGACGCACAACGCGCCGTGCTCGAAGCCGCGAGCGCGAACGAGGCACGGTCGATCGAGCGACTGGCCGCCGAGGCCGATCTGCCGGAGCCGACGGTGGTCGGGGCGGCCTTCACTCTCGAAGAAGAGGGGCTCGTCGGCCTCACCGAACGCATCGAGACCGATGCAGCGCTCACCGAGGAGGGTCGTGAGTACGCCGACACCGAACTGCCCGAACTGGCCCTCCACGAGGCCGTCGTCGCGGCCGGCGGCGAGATAGACCTCGGCAGCGCGATCAACGAGGCCGATCTCGAGGGCCCACAGGTCGACATCGCGCTCTCGAACTTCTCCAGGAAGGGGTACGGAACGATCGACAGCGGGCAGATCTCGGTCGCCCCCGACGCGGACCCGGCTGACGATCCCGAGCGGCTGGCGCTCGCGACGCTCGCCGACGATGGATCTATCGACGACGAGTCGGTGCTCGACGGACTCGCCGGTCGCAACCTCGTCGCGCGCGAAGAGACCACCGTCCGCGAGGTCACGCTCGCCGACGACGGCGTCACCGCGCTGATGGAGGGGATCGAAATAGCAGACACAGTCGGGGCGCTCACCCCCGAGATGCTCACTACCGGCGAGTGGCGCGACGCGGATTTCGCCGCGTACAACGTCGAAGCCGACGCCGAGCGCGCGCAGGCCGGTCGCCTCCATCCGCTCCGGCGGACCGCCGAGCGCGTGACGGACGTGCTCGTCGGGATGGGGTTCGAGGAGATGGACGGGCCCCACGCTGACGCCGAGTTCTGGATCAACGACTGCCTGTTCATGCCCCAGGATCACCCCGCACGAACCCACTGGGACCAGTTCACGCTCGCGACGCCCGAGAAAATCGACGATCTTCCCGACGAACTGGTTGCGGGCGTCGAACACGCCCACCGCGAGGGGGTCGGTCCGGACGGCGACGGCTATCACTCGCCGTGGTCGACCGACATCGCCCGGCGGCTCTCGCTGCGCGGGCACACGACCTCGCTGTCGGCACGCCATCTCGCCGGCGTCGCAGCCGGTGAGCTGGAGCCGCCACAACGGCTGTTCAGCGTCGAGAAGGTGTACCGGAACGATACGCTGGATGCGACCCACCTCCTCGAATTCTTCCAGATCGAAGGTCTGGTGATGGCCGAGGATCTCTCAGTACGCGACCTGATGGGCACGTTCACCGAATTCTACGCGCAGTTCGGCATCACCGATCTGGAGTTCAAGCCGACGTACAACCCCTATACGGAGCCGAGCTTCGAGCTGTTCGGCGAACATCCCACCACTGGCGAGCTCGTCGAGATCGGCAACTCCGGGCTCTTTCGGCCGGAGATGCTCGACCCGCTCGGCATCGACTGCGACGTGATGGCCTGGGGGCTCGCGCTCGAACGGCTGCTGATGCTCACGCACGGCTTCGAGGACATTCGGGATGTGCACGGGACGCTCGTCGATCTCGACTTCCTGCGGAACGCGGAGGTGGTCTACTGA
- a CDS encoding RDD family protein: MKNEDTPERCGIVIRGVAMAIDSIVWFALFFVSTFLVAGVIGDIQTSGTTTNADLEGVPALVSLVLWMGFSIGYHALLEWRFGRTIGKAAVKIRATNSDGSSISLQSSVVRNVLRLVDFFPFFYVVGIVSLAVSDHSKRLGDRFADTIVVR, translated from the coding sequence ATGAAAAACGAGGACACACCTGAAAGATGTGGAATCGTCATCCGGGGCGTGGCGATGGCGATCGATTCGATCGTTTGGTTCGCGTTGTTTTTCGTCTCCACTTTTCTCGTGGCTGGAGTCATCGGTGATATCCAAACCAGCGGGACAACGACGAACGCGGACTTGGAGGGTGTTCCTGCGCTCGTTTCGCTCGTGCTCTGGATGGGGTTTTCCATCGGCTATCACGCGTTGCTGGAGTGGCGATTCGGTAGGACCATCGGCAAGGCTGCTGTCAAAATCCGGGCTACGAACTCCGATGGATCATCCATCTCACTGCAGTCATCGGTGGTACGAAACGTGCTACGGCTCGTGGATTTCTTCCCGTTTTTCTACGTCGTCGGGATCGTCTCGCTCGCCGTCTCGGATCACTCCAAACGACTGGGCGACCGATTTGCCGACACGATCGTTGTTCGGTAG
- the endA gene encoding tRNA-intron lyase: MEGTLDGGVVRVGGDARQRFYDSSGYGRPDGAGVVLAPVEAAHLLFRDDLDAVDGMDLGKFLAATDCVVRFLVYKDFRERGFYLSPAREGWVDAADARTDADLVVYPQGNGPWDDEIAYRVRVVGERAAVPANDLGSVVLAVVDEESEITYLDTARPEMTGSTDYDHPTGIAADLLEDRTVLWNPPDDLYERAFYGQRLAGRGADGGPLQLSLVETAFLAQENVLDLDGGAETVVERGRAVEGERFDRRLAVYATLRSEGLVPKTGFKFGADFRTYADVESVDNLGHSEFLVRVLPAEYAFGPRELSLDVRLAGGVHKRMAFALTHMNEDIDWLAVERITP; the protein is encoded by the coding sequence ATGGAAGGCACGCTCGACGGCGGCGTCGTCCGGGTCGGCGGCGACGCGCGCCAGCGCTTTTACGACTCAAGTGGCTACGGTCGGCCCGACGGCGCGGGCGTCGTGCTCGCGCCGGTCGAGGCCGCCCACCTGCTCTTTCGCGACGATCTCGACGCGGTCGACGGAATGGATCTCGGGAAATTTCTCGCCGCGACCGACTGCGTGGTCCGCTTTCTGGTCTACAAGGACTTCCGCGAGCGCGGCTTTTACCTTTCGCCCGCGCGCGAGGGCTGGGTCGATGCCGCCGACGCACGAACGGACGCGGACCTCGTGGTCTACCCGCAGGGCAACGGGCCGTGGGACGACGAAATCGCCTACCGCGTGCGCGTCGTCGGCGAGCGCGCGGCGGTGCCGGCGAACGACCTCGGGAGCGTGGTGCTCGCCGTCGTCGACGAGGAGAGCGAGATCACCTATCTCGACACCGCACGCCCCGAGATGACGGGAAGCACCGACTACGATCACCCGACCGGGATCGCCGCCGACCTGCTGGAGGATCGAACCGTGCTCTGGAACCCTCCTGACGACCTCTACGAACGGGCGTTCTACGGCCAGCGACTCGCCGGGCGCGGGGCCGATGGCGGTCCGCTCCAGCTCTCGCTCGTCGAGACAGCGTTTCTCGCCCAGGAGAATGTGCTGGACCTCGATGGCGGAGCCGAAACGGTCGTCGAGCGCGGGCGGGCGGTCGAGGGCGAGCGGTTCGACCGTCGACTGGCGGTCTACGCGACGCTCCGCTCCGAGGGGCTCGTTCCCAAAACCGGGTTCAAGTTCGGTGCGGATTTCCGGACGTACGCGGACGTCGAATCGGTCGATAACCTCGGTCATTCGGAGTTTCTGGTGCGCGTCCTGCCTGCGGAGTACGCCTTCGGGCCGCGCGAACTCTCGCTCGACGTGCGGCTCGCCGGCGGGGTTCACAAGCGAATGGCTTTTGCGCTGACCCACATGAATGAAGACATCGACTGGCTCGCCGTCGAGCGAATCACACCATGA
- the pheT gene encoding phenylalanine--tRNA ligase subunit beta, giving the protein MPVVDVDPDELRRFTGHDEKDDDELLDDLFELGLEFEGETEDGLFQLEFEADRLDRLSVEGVARSLRYQYGDDTGVYVPSTNDADWTIEVAPTVPDERPYVTGAVIRGVDLDEAGLDSLIQLQEKLHATMGRGRAKGAIGIHDLTMLKGQSRMDGSQNSISYRGIEPDGESFVPLDSDDELTPAEVLTDHPTGETYAPLLDGYERYPAIYDDLGLFSFPPVINGRRTEVDTGSRELFVELTGTDQWTIDRMCTIICYALDARGATIERVNVEYPDRTLDRPDFATDEKTVSHQRIERALGIDVDEREVIDLLERAGLDAESDGEGDEPSYRVSIPPYRTDVLHPVDVIDDIGRAYGFNRLEPEYPDVSTVGGRHERSRHERAIRETLVGLGFEDLLNFHLIGESENFDRMGLSPGDDALGAAEPATIAEPYSRDYEIVRTWALPSLLMVLENNTHRRYPQALAEVGLAARVNSDENTNIAEERRVAGVLARTDASYEDAKGRLASLARAFDVELQTPATDHPSFIEGRVASVVLDGEHAGIVGELHPEILVEHGLEVPIVGFEFRADALR; this is encoded by the coding sequence ATGCCCGTCGTCGACGTCGATCCCGACGAACTCCGGCGATTCACCGGCCACGACGAGAAGGACGACGACGAACTGCTCGACGACCTGTTCGAACTCGGTCTCGAGTTCGAGGGCGAGACCGAGGACGGACTGTTCCAACTGGAGTTCGAGGCCGACCGGCTGGACCGCCTCTCGGTCGAGGGCGTCGCGCGCTCGCTGCGCTATCAGTACGGCGACGACACGGGCGTCTACGTTCCGTCGACCAACGACGCCGACTGGACGATCGAGGTCGCCCCAACTGTGCCGGACGAGCGCCCGTACGTCACCGGGGCCGTGATTCGAGGGGTGGACCTCGACGAGGCGGGGCTCGACTCGTTGATCCAGCTCCAAGAGAAACTCCACGCGACGATGGGTCGCGGGCGCGCGAAGGGTGCGATCGGCATCCACGACCTGACGATGCTGAAGGGCCAGAGTCGGATGGATGGCAGCCAAAACTCGATCAGCTATCGCGGCATCGAACCGGACGGGGAGAGTTTCGTCCCGCTCGATAGCGACGACGAACTCACGCCCGCCGAGGTACTCACTGATCATCCGACCGGCGAGACGTACGCCCCCCTGCTCGACGGCTACGAGCGCTATCCCGCCATCTACGACGATCTCGGGCTGTTCTCGTTCCCGCCGGTGATCAACGGACGGCGCACCGAGGTCGACACGGGGAGCCGAGAGCTGTTCGTCGAGCTCACGGGCACCGACCAGTGGACGATCGACCGGATGTGTACCATCATCTGCTACGCGCTCGACGCGCGCGGGGCGACGATCGAGCGCGTGAACGTCGAATACCCCGATCGTACGCTTGACCGCCCCGACTTCGCGACCGACGAGAAGACCGTTTCCCACCAGCGTATCGAGCGCGCACTCGGCATCGACGTCGACGAACGGGAGGTGATCGACCTGCTCGAACGTGCGGGGCTCGACGCCGAGAGCGACGGCGAGGGCGACGAACCCAGCTATCGCGTTTCGATCCCGCCCTACCGAACCGACGTGCTCCATCCCGTCGACGTGATCGACGATATCGGGCGCGCGTACGGATTCAACCGTCTGGAGCCGGAGTATCCCGACGTCAGCACCGTCGGTGGCCGCCACGAGCGTTCGCGCCACGAACGGGCGATCCGCGAGACGCTCGTCGGTTTGGGCTTCGAAGACCTGCTGAACTTCCATCTCATTGGCGAGTCGGAGAACTTCGACCGGATGGGGCTCTCGCCGGGCGACGATGCTCTCGGGGCCGCCGAACCCGCGACGATCGCCGAACCGTACAGCCGCGACTACGAGATCGTCCGCACGTGGGCGCTCCCCTCGCTGCTGATGGTCCTGGAGAACAACACCCATCGGCGCTACCCACAGGCGCTCGCCGAGGTCGGTCTCGCTGCCCGCGTGAACTCCGACGAGAACACGAATATCGCCGAGGAGCGCCGCGTCGCCGGCGTGCTCGCCCGGACCGATGCCTCCTACGAGGACGCGAAAGGACGGCTGGCATCGCTCGCGCGCGCGTTCGACGTCGAATTGCAAACACCTGCGACCGACCATCCCTCGTTCATCGAAGGTCGCGTCGCGAGCGTCGTGCTTGACGGCGAACACGCGGGTATCGTCGGCGAACTTCACCCGGAGATACTCGTCGAGCACGGGCTGGAGGTCCCCATCGTCGGCTTCGAGTTCCGCGCTGACGCGCTTCGATAG
- a CDS encoding tryptophan--tRNA ligase, which yields MTDPQPADDRRAPDQPPRTDGGTATGADETTLDPWGSSTVADYRKLFEEFGIEEFDDVLPDVPSPHYLMRRGVIFGHRGYDRVARAMANDEEFAVLSGWMPTGDPHIGHKLVIDEIVWHQQQGGDAYALIADMEAHSARGLSWDEIARHSREYLLSLIALGFDPKEGEIYRQSDNRPLQDLAFELGAHVNFSEMQALYGFDGETNVSHMQSVVTQMADILYPQIDEPKPTVIPVGPDQDPHVRLSRDLAASMRYFKVSEAYASFETDSEERVLIGEAYDALSASTDEEPIRCVEAADWLADADDPSEARAGAIKKLRAAGKEPLRPRTRFLDRTATDAAFEALIEAIEGEKRVYEGHIDSFELSREDAESLAREVEIDHGGYGFVAPSSIYHRFMTGLTGGKMSSSVPASHISLLDDPDEGYEKVKSATTGGRETAEKQRELGGRADECPVYELYNYLLAADDDEFAIRVYEECTNGERLCGGCKEQAAELMREFLEDHQEKREEAKEVLDGLDVDLDL from the coding sequence ATGACCGACCCACAGCCCGCGGACGACCGACGAGCGCCGGACCAGCCACCCCGAACGGACGGTGGCACAGCGACTGGAGCCGACGAGACGACGCTCGACCCGTGGGGATCGTCGACCGTTGCCGACTACCGCAAACTCTTCGAGGAGTTCGGCATCGAGGAGTTCGACGATGTGCTCCCCGACGTGCCGAGCCCCCACTACCTGATGCGCCGCGGGGTCATCTTCGGTCATCGAGGGTACGATCGTGTCGCGCGCGCGATGGCCAACGACGAGGAGTTCGCCGTGCTCTCGGGCTGGATGCCGACCGGCGATCCGCACATCGGTCACAAGCTCGTCATCGACGAGATCGTCTGGCATCAACAGCAGGGTGGCGACGCCTACGCGCTGATCGCCGACATGGAGGCCCACAGCGCCCGCGGGCTCTCCTGGGACGAGATCGCCCGCCACTCGCGGGAGTACCTGCTGAGCCTCATCGCGCTCGGGTTCGATCCCAAGGAAGGAGAGATCTACCGCCAATCGGACAACCGCCCGCTGCAGGATCTCGCCTTCGAACTCGGCGCGCACGTCAACTTCTCCGAAATGCAGGCGCTCTACGGCTTCGACGGCGAGACCAACGTCTCGCATATGCAGAGCGTCGTCACCCAGATGGCGGACATCCTCTACCCACAGATCGACGAACCGAAACCCACGGTGATCCCGGTGGGCCCGGATCAGGACCCCCACGTCAGGCTCTCGCGCGACCTCGCGGCCAGCATGCGCTATTTCAAGGTCAGCGAAGCGTACGCGAGCTTCGAGACCGACAGCGAGGAGCGCGTGCTCATCGGTGAGGCGTACGACGCGCTCTCCGCGAGCACGGATGAGGAGCCGATCCGCTGTGTCGAGGCCGCCGACTGGCTCGCCGACGCGGACGATCCGAGTGAGGCCCGTGCCGGCGCGATCAAGAAACTCCGCGCCGCCGGCAAGGAACCGCTTCGCCCGCGAACCCGATTCCTGGATCGTACCGCAACCGACGCAGCCTTCGAAGCACTCATCGAGGCGATCGAGGGCGAAAAACGCGTCTACGAGGGTCACATCGACAGCTTCGAACTCTCGCGGGAGGACGCCGAATCGCTCGCGCGCGAGGTCGAAATCGATCACGGTGGCTACGGGTTCGTTGCTCCCTCCTCGATCTATCATCGGTTCATGACCGGACTGACGGGTGGGAAGATGAGCTCCTCGGTGCCGGCGAGCCACATCAGTCTGCTCGACGACCCCGACGAGGGCTACGAGAAGGTGAAATCGGCGACCACGGGCGGGCGCGAGACGGCCGAAAAACAGCGCGAACTCGGCGGCCGAGCCGACGAATGTCCGGTCTACGAGCTCTACAACTACCTGCTCGCGGCGGACGACGACGAGTTCGCGATCCGCGTCTACGAGGAGTGTACGAACGGCGAGCGCCTTTGCGGGGGCTGTAAGGAGCAGGCCGCGGAATTGATGCGCGAGTTCCTCGAAGACCATCAGGAAAAACGCGAGGAAGCGAAGGAAGTGCTGGACGGTCTCGACGTCGATCTTGATCTGTAG
- a CDS encoding quinone-dependent dihydroorotate dehydrogenase, translated as MRAYDALKPLLFRLPPETTHSAAHALLDGVQHTPLERALDARYTVDDPRLRTDVFGCEFPNPIGVAAGFDKNAEVPRGLSTLGFGHVEVGGVTAEPQAGNPQPRLFRLPGDEALVNRMGFNNHGADRIGDRLTRARVDVPVGVNIGKSKTTPLDEAAADYRYSYERCAAGDYFVVNVSSPNTPGLRDLQNREHLERILGTLQDAGASPLLVKLSPDLTDDATAEAVAVAEELTLDGIIATNTTTERTSSLRGEHRTEEGGLSGAPLESRATRTVRFVAERTDIPVIGVGGVSNAKDAYRKIRAGASLVQLYTGLVYRGPAIAREINRGLLALLERDGFESIADAVGADN; from the coding sequence ATGCGCGCGTACGATGCTCTGAAACCACTGTTGTTCCGCCTCCCGCCCGAAACCACCCACAGCGCGGCCCACGCCCTCCTCGACGGCGTCCAGCACACGCCGCTCGAACGCGCCCTCGACGCCCGCTACACCGTCGATGACCCGCGACTGCGAACGGATGTGTTCGGCTGCGAGTTCCCGAACCCGATCGGCGTCGCCGCCGGCTTCGACAAGAACGCCGAGGTCCCGCGCGGACTCTCGACGCTCGGCTTCGGCCATGTCGAAGTCGGTGGCGTCACCGCCGAGCCACAGGCGGGGAACCCGCAGCCGCGACTCTTTCGCCTCCCAGGGGACGAGGCGCTCGTCAATCGGATGGGATTCAACAACCACGGTGCCGACCGCATCGGCGACCGACTCACGCGTGCGCGCGTTGATGTTCCCGTCGGCGTCAACATCGGGAAATCGAAGACGACGCCGCTCGACGAGGCGGCCGCCGACTACCGCTACTCATACGAGCGCTGCGCGGCAGGCGACTACTTCGTCGTGAACGTCTCCAGCCCGAACACGCCGGGGCTGCGGGATCTCCAGAACCGCGAGCATCTGGAACGGATCCTCGGCACGCTCCAGGACGCCGGCGCGAGCCCGCTGCTCGTGAAGCTCTCGCCCGACCTCACCGACGACGCGACCGCCGAGGCAGTTGCGGTCGCCGAAGAGCTCACCTTAGACGGGATCATCGCCACGAACACGACCACTGAGCGGACGTCGTCACTCCGTGGCGAACACCGAACCGAAGAGGGTGGGCTCTCGGGAGCACCGCTCGAATCGCGCGCGACACGAACCGTCCGTTTCGTGGCCGAACGCACCGACATCCCGGTGATCGGCGTCGGTGGCGTTTCGAACGCGAAGGATGCCTACCGGAAGATCCGGGCCGGCGCGTCCCTCGTCCAGCTCTACACCGGACTCGTCTATCGGGGACCGGCCATCGCGCGCGAGATCAACCGTGGCCTGCTCGCTCTCCTAGAACGCGACGGGTTCGAATCGATCGCCGACGCGGTCGGCGCGGACAACTGA
- a CDS encoding ferredoxin--NADP reductase: MSPKRIAEAEADEAEIENQRATITERAAMDRQRDDGIENVLDADRETLVERVGIDEPPGDVVDDHESWDEGIEQLAATSEESIADAMAAKVDTLRGRAEREHPSLLRLRFRPEEPFEFVPGQYARISYEEEEPRVYSIASSPNRDELELCIRRVPDGELTPDLCDRTAKGDELFLRGPYGDEFMLQDPSERDLVFIATGTGAAPFKSMIDYTFEEGRDEFEGHERDVWLFLGASWEDDLPYHEEFLALADENPNFHPVFTCSREEYLGDWDGETEYVQHTLLKYLDPDCVDTDSLPPDITDFVGSETKTDIETRIDPKNAEVYVCGIGAMCESVREVVEPLGVPDLYYEEESYG, encoded by the coding sequence ATGTCGCCGAAACGTATCGCCGAGGCGGAGGCCGACGAAGCCGAGATCGAGAACCAGCGGGCCACCATCACCGAACGCGCGGCGATGGACCGCCAACGCGACGACGGGATCGAGAACGTGCTCGACGCCGACCGCGAGACGCTCGTCGAACGAGTGGGGATCGACGAACCGCCCGGCGACGTGGTCGACGATCACGAGTCGTGGGACGAGGGCATCGAGCAACTCGCTGCGACGAGTGAGGAATCGATCGCCGACGCGATGGCGGCGAAAGTCGATACCCTCCGCGGGCGGGCCGAGCGGGAGCATCCGTCGCTGTTGCGCCTGCGCTTTCGTCCGGAGGAACCCTTCGAGTTCGTGCCGGGCCAGTACGCGCGCATCAGCTACGAAGAGGAGGAACCGCGCGTCTACTCGATCGCGAGCTCGCCAAACCGCGACGAACTCGAACTCTGCATCCGGCGCGTGCCCGACGGCGAACTCACGCCTGACCTCTGCGACAGAACCGCCAAAGGTGACGAACTGTTCCTCCGCGGACCTTACGGCGACGAGTTCATGCTCCAGGACCCCTCCGAACGCGACCTCGTCTTCATCGCCACCGGCACGGGCGCGGCCCCGTTCAAGAGCATGATCGACTACACCTTCGAAGAGGGTCGCGACGAATTCGAGGGCCACGAACGCGACGTCTGGCTATTTCTGGGAGCATCCTGGGAGGACGATCTCCCCTACCACGAGGAGTTCCTCGCGCTCGCGGACGAGAACCCGAACTTCCACCCTGTCTTCACCTGCAGCCGCGAGGAGTATCTCGGCGACTGGGACGGCGAGACCGAATACGTCCAGCACACCTTGCTCAAATATCTCGATCCCGACTGCGTCGACACCGACAGCCTTCCGCCCGACATCACCGATTTCGTCGGCAGCGAGACGAAGACTGACATCGAGACGCGGATCGACCCGAAAAACGCCGAGGTGTACGTCTGTGGCATCGGCGCGATGTGCGAGAGCGTCCGCGAAGTCGTCGAACCGCTCGGCGTGCCCGATCTCTACTACGAGGAAGAAAGCTACGGGTAA
- a CDS encoding non-histone chromosomal MC1 family protein, translating to MARDTDGKRNFALRESDGETSVFSGRTPRQAALKAARRLDPADSEDDAGRADLRLREKGTQKVHIYEGWAWREDAPDDKPDWMPDRITEANVSKQGIEHLEEL from the coding sequence ATGGCACGTGACACGGACGGTAAGCGAAACTTCGCACTGCGCGAGAGTGATGGGGAAACGAGCGTCTTCTCGGGACGGACGCCACGGCAGGCGGCGTTGAAGGCCGCTCGCCGGCTCGATCCCGCCGATTCGGAGGACGATGCCGGTCGGGCGGATCTCCGACTGCGCGAGAAGGGCACGCAGAAGGTCCATATCTACGAGGGCTGGGCGTGGCGCGAGGACGCACCCGATGACAAACCCGACTGGATGCCCGATCGGATCACGGAGGCGAACGTCTCGAAACAGGGTATCGAACATCTCGAAGAGCTGTAA